Within Gilvibacter sp. SZ-19, the genomic segment CAGACCCTGACCTGGTCGGTTATCCAGAAGAGAACGTCATTTTACTTACAGGTAAGCAAGCAGACCGCGCCGGAATTTTGGGCGGATTTGACAAACTCAAGGAGATCACAGATGAAGATTCAACCATCCTGCTGTATTATTCAGGACATGGCGGAAAATTCAGTGATATGCATAAGTTCTTTTTACAGCCCTATGGACTTACAAAAGACAATTATAAAGAGACCTGGGTTACGGCAGAAGAACTCAAAGAAAAGATCAATGCTCTTCCTTCGAGTAAGTTGGTGCTTTTCTTGGATTGTTGCCATGCAGAGGGTATGATCCAAACTGGCATAGAAGGACTTTATGGGATGGCTCAAAAACTAAACGAGGATCAGGGTGTATGGGTTATGGCCTCTTGTCAGGACAATCAGAAGAGTTATGGTTATGACGAAGAAAGCTTTTTTACCCAGTGCTTGTTAGAGGTTCTCTCTGGAAAGCACAAAAGACCTTTTGTAGATCCCGAGGTGAGCATGATGGATGTGGTAGAACACATCTTTGAAGAAGTACCAAAGAGAGCTGCCGAATGCATAGACGAGAATGACGAGCCTTGTGTGCAGACTCCCTACTTTAAAACACAAATGTCTGAGAATCTTATTTTGAGCTATTTCCCCAAAAATGCCGAGACACATCAGGATACCATAAACGAATTGGAACCAATGCGCGAGAGCTTAGACGAAAAAACCTTTATTAAGCTCATCAAAGCCTATGACGCTCTAGGGCATAAGCAGCTCGCTATCGATGTATTGAACGATCGTCGTGAGACCCAATCAGATCCAGACCTAATGGAAACTTTAGGAGATATTCATCGCGGCATCTATTTGCAGTCCAAAAAGCAAGAGGACGGGGAACAAGCCTTGGAATGTTATCAGAAAGCTTACCAACTTGCCGAGGCAACAGAGGACGAAGAACAGGTGTTTACTAATGCTGCAAAAGTGGCTTTTATGTTTGCCATGATGGATCTTAACAAAAAAGAGATGCGGCAATATGCGCAAACGGCTGTGACCAAAGCCGAGGCTTATTTTTATCCGAGTATGAGCAAGTCTACTGCAATGGCGGAGGGCTTTATTTATCTGGCACAGCTCGAATCCGCAAAAAGTCATTATCAAACCATTGCGCAAAAAGCTGGAATACGTTACAGAATGCAAGCTTATGAGCGCGCGCAAATGATCTATAATACCTTGTTTCAACCAGAGAACAAGCAAGATGAGTTCTTGGTGTTTTTAGAAGAAACGCTACTTAGTTGATCTAAAAAAATAAGTTCGGTTCAAAAAATAGATGTATATTGAGCTGGTTGTGAGCTGGCTAGCCACAACAAAAACCAAACAATTCCCACTTCTTCCGACATACCTAGCCCACTTTTAATTTTATTCGATTTCCGATGGATATAGTAAGCATTGGGCTGGGATTACTTGTAAATACCTGTGTAAAGAACAAGGCTGTGAACACGGCCATAGATGACTTTGTGACCGATTCTGTGAATTGGGTTAGAGGTTGGTTTAAAAAGAGCCACAAGGTTACGGTTATCAATACTTTGGTGGCTGCTCCAGATTCGTCAGCGGCCAAAGAAGAGGCGTCATCTGCCATGCAGGAAATGATAAAGGATCCTGATTTTAAGGCCGAACTGGAGCGATGGATCGCAGAGAATCATAAACCCAATCCGTCTATCAAGAATGTTATAACCAAAAAGAATGTGGTTAAAGATGCCAATATTGAAGTGGCCGGAAATGTAAAGATTGGCGATAAGAACTCGGACGGTTCCAATTACGATCAGAAAAATGTAATAGACAATAGCACCATCAAATCAGGAGGGGATTTTACCCTCGGCGATGGCTAATTTCAATTGAGTATGGCAGATATCAAAAATCAACGCAATACTGCAGACGGAGCCTCCATAGATGCTGGTGGCGATGTGAGTATTGGCGATACCATTAATGTTTACGGTGTTAATGCGGACAGAAAGGATATTGAATTTGTGATCAAGTTCTTTGTGGGGTTAATGGCACTTTTTGCCATTGCTTCTTTGGTCTTTTTAGTTTTGAATCCGTCTAATTATATAGCCAGTTTTGCCTCTGGTGGATTTTTTGTCTTGCTGGCATTGTTAATCGTAGTACTAATCCGAACCAAAAGACATTCGGATGTTCAATTAAACCGATAATTATGAAATTTAGAGTCTTGGTTGGTCTTTTGATCGTGGGTATTATTGCCTTATTTTCTTTGGTGGTTTACTATTCGTATAAAATCACTTTGCACGAAAAGGAATTGGAACAAACCAATAAGCAATTGGCCTTGTCTAACATAGAACTGAACAACAAGATCCGTGAAACCGATTCTTTAAAAGAAATCACCCAACGGCAATATGAGGCACTGGCAAATGCTACAGACAGTATTTACTTCAGCATCGCTAAGAAGAATAACAGTTTCCGATCTTACAACAACTACATCAACAATATCGGAAAGGATGGGCAATATTACGAGGCTGCACTGACCAATATGGGTACTTTTTTGAAATATGAAGGCTATGTCCAATTTCAAGAAAGCTCTGGGCGCGTGCTCTACAATAAATTCCCCAATACCGATAATTTGCCGGATACGCCTGTTCTTTTTAATGGCAAACCTTCGGTGGCTAAGAATAACCTCTATGTGGCTACCCAAGGTTGGAATGTCAGAAAAGGAGTTATTGGCAATCCTGACTTTCCCAATACCGGCTATACCGGTAAGATTTTAGATCCGGGGCAGGTAATTCAAGTCCTTGAATTGATAGAAAGTGGCGATGCCAAATGGGCCAAGATCTCCTTTGGAGATTGATTCCCATAAACACGCTTTATATCAATTAATTAGGTATTATTTTCTGATTCCATATACCCTTTTGCATTAGTGTTTCACTAACGTTAGAGATTCGTTAAATTTCCTTTTGAGAGGTTAGGATCTATCGGTTTGTACCTTTCATTTATTTAGAAAACCTTATTTTTAGGAAACTTATTCATCCCCTAAAAGCCATTTGATCTTTGCTTGATTAACCGTTATTCAAGGATTGAAACCTAAGGTTTCGCCAGAATTTCAGCTGTGGTTACCCCCTTTTAAAAGGAGATGAATTGACTTCGGTCAGAATAACCAAACAACAAGAGCTATGCCCTATTTTATTAATAAGGCTCAAAGAGATCAATTCTACAGTAAAGACGGCCCAAAGTTGGTCCTCTCTAAAAAATCGGCAGAGATATTAGCCGTAAATCCATGTTTTGAAAACTTAACCGGCTATTCGGAAGATGAACTGCTAAAGGGACAATGGACCTTATTAGAAGCGCTCAATGAGTGCCAGCAGGTTCAATTCTCTAATGCCATTTCCAATATTGCCAGTTATTTAAATAAGCTTCTTTCGCTCACGTATAAGAATGGAGCGCAAGAGTTTGTGCGCTTGGAGATCTTTCCGACCAAAGATCCGGAATACGTATTTGTAAAAGTGAGTCGTGATCTCTCTCGCCAAGACATCATTGACCTATTTGGAGAAGAACATCGTTTTTATCAGCAATTCATTCACGGCCTAAAAGATGGTGTGGTGATCACCGATAAAGAGACCAAGGTGGTCGACGTCAACGAGGCTTACCTTAAAATGACAGGGATAGAACGCGATGAAATACTCGGAACTATTCCTCCCTATCACTGGCCTCCAGAATTCTTTGAAGAACTAGTTGACCTCAGAACTACTAATGCCCAAGAAGATCGACCTTCTTTCGAAGCTACCTTTTTTCACAAGAATGGAACACCGTTTCCTGTGTCTATTTCTATCTCTACGATAAAGGATGATGAAGGCGAGGTAACCTCAGTGGTTACTGTGGTGCGTGACAGATCTGCTCTTTCTAAGTCCCAGAAACAACTCGAAAGCGAAAGAGAATTCAGTGCTCGAGTAATCAATGGTCTTCAAGAGGGTCTCATTATAATTGACCCGCTCGGTAAGTTTTTAGATGCTAATCCTGCATTTTTAAAGATGATCGGCTTTGATCGTGAAGAAATTATTGGAATTAGTCCGCCATATCCATATTGGCCACCAGAGCACATGGACGAGATCATTACTTCCTTTACTAATATCATAGACAAATCCAACAAGGCTGCGCGTCTTACCTTTATGCGTAAGAACGGTGAGCGTTTTCCGGCCTTGGTGTCTGTCACTCATTTGAGAGACGAAAAAGGGGAAATAACTGCTCATGTGGGTTCCATTTCAGATATCACAGATAGTTTTGAATTTGAGAACAAGCTCAAACTGGCCAATGAGTTTTCGGAATCTTTGATCAATTCACTACACGAAGGTCTTTTGGTAATGGATATGGAATCGGTTATTATCGATGTTAATCCAGCCTTCTGCAGGATGGTTGGCTATGATGCCGATGAGCTGGCAGGAGCTGTTTTGCCATTCGGATTTTTAACGCCACAGGCAATTAAAGAATTCAAGTCTTGTGCAGAAAATGTTTTAAAAGGAAGAGGGTTTTCTGGTTTTGAGTCTGAGTTCAAAAGAAAGGACGGAAGTACATTCCCTGTATCTGTTCACAATCAGATCATTCGCGATAAAGAAGGATTGGTAATTGCTCATTTCTGTACCATTCAAGATATTTCAGATCAGGTCAGACTCATTGAAAGCCAACGCAGGCTCACCGAGAATTCCATCAGAAAAAAAGAGGCGATATTAGAATTGGCTGGCTTGGTAGGCAGTAATTACGAAAATGCTTTAAGACGTATAACTTCGCTTACTGCGGAGGTGCTTGGGGTGGATCGGGTAAGTTATTGGGTGCTCAACAAAGATTGGTCTAGCATGAAATGCAAAGACCTTTACGATAAGCGAACCGGAAAACACACAAATCAGACAGTGTTTCTAGCAAAAGACCATCCGGAATATTTCGATTCCTTAAATCATCATAAGACCATTGCAGTGACCAATGCTCGGGAGCATAAATTCACCAAGAGTTTCAGTGAGGTATATTTAGAACCCAATGGCATTACTTCTTGGATGGATGTGTTTATCCAAGGCCATGATGAAGATAATGGCATCATAGTTTTTGAACATGTAGGACCCATGCGTATTTGGGGTAGTGAAGAAGAACATTTTGCGACCTCGGTAGCAAGTTTGGTCTCGCTGATCATTCAAAGCGAACAACGCATGAAGGCCGAAAAGAAGCTTATTGAGCTTAATAATAAACTGTCTCATACTGTAGAAGAACTCAATACACTTAAGACGCAACTCGAAGATCAAAACGTTTATCTGCGAAAGGAGCTAGACATGACCTTTAATTTCGAAGAAATGGTCTACGCAAGTGCTGGTTTTAGCGATGTGCTTACAAACTTGGAGCAAGTGGCCCCAACCACGGCCTCAGTGCTTTTATTGGGTGAAAGTGGTACTGGTAAAGAACTTTTGGCGCGCGCGGTGCACAATTTGAGTAATAGGCGAGAGCAACCTTTTATTAAGGTAAACTGCGGAGCCATTCCAAGAGAGCTCATTGAAAGTGAGCTATTCGGACATAAGAAAGGATCGTTTACAGGAGCCATAGCCGATAAGCTAGGTAAGGTTCAACTTGCAGACGGCGGAACACTGTTTTTAGACGAAATAGGGGAGCTGCCACTAGATATGCAGCCCAAGCTCTTGCGATTCCTCCAAGAAGGAGAGCTCGAAATGATCGGCGACCCTAAGACGACAAAAGTAGATGTTCGAGTCATAGCCGCCACCAACAGAGATCTCAAGGAGGAAGTTGATAAGAAGCGCTTTAGAGAAGATCTGTTCTTCAGGCTCAATGTATTCCCAATACAAGTGCCACCGCTAAGAGAGCGCGTCGATGATATTCCGGTGCTTATACAGCACTTTGTAGATAGGTTCAGTGCCAAATACCACAAAGAGATTCAATTCATTTCTGATTCAGTTATGCGTAAGCTCAAGGATTACGCTTGGCCAGGTAATGTTAGAGAGCTGGAAAACCTTATGGAGCGTGCTGTGATCTTGTCGAATTCAGAGACCTTGCGAATTCCGGAGTTCGAGACTCCAGGAGACAATTTGGACAAAACACGCAGCCTGAACCAGCACAATGGAGGTTTATCTTTAGATGAAGCGCAGCGAGCACATATACTTAAAGCCCTTGAGCAATGCCAATGGAAGATCAATGGCGAACAGGGTGCAGCCAAATTACTCCAATTGAAACCGAGTACCTTGCGCGATCGCATGAAAAAACTCGATATACAACGCCCGGCATAAAGTAACGGAATACCGTTACTCGTTTCTCTTGTTCATTTTTCCCAACGGAATACCGTTACTTGCAGATTAAGGGTTTTTCCTCTTTTTTATTTTTTAAAAGACTGAAAACCAAGATATTATAAAATTCAATCTACTTATTTAAAGTAGTTTGGCACGGCTATGGCATAAGGATATTCAGCATTATGGGTGCGTTAAAACAACATATAAGTTTCGAGCAAGTCGAGTTCAATCATGAACAGGGAATTATGATGATCACCTTTACGGAGCGTCAAGTTTCTGATCATGTTGTGCCCGATGAGTTAGAACAATATGTTCGAGCTATTGAGTTTTTGTGCGATAATAAATACACCCCGTTTTTGATTGATATGACCCGCGCCAAAGGAAATGCTCCAATAGCTATTGCCAAGTATTTTTCAAGTTGTTCTAGACTGAACAAATTGCGCTTGGTAGACGTATTTGTTGCTAAAGAGTTAGGATCGATTTTAACCTTGCGTTCGTTTAAGCGCATTTACGATCCACTCATTCCATATAAGATCTGTAGTTCGTACTTCGAAGCGAGAAAGTTCTGCGATCAGTATGTGGCGAATTATTAAACGAGACTTTTTGTTGCGATGTTTAAGAGGTATGGATTATGAGACAAGAAGATTACAGTGACAGAAGTCTGTTAGAAGTTGGCAATGTGGTAGTTCTGGTGTCTTTGGACGAACAGGGAAGAATTACAAGATGGAACGACTGCGCTACGCGCAAGTTTGGACACAATAGGTCCGAAGCGATCGGAAAGCCACTTGCCAATTTTTTAGAAACGAAAAAGAATTCAACTTCTGAGAAGGAGTTAGTGCAAATGCTGCAAAAGTCTATGGGGGTAGACCATAGCGAGATTAAAGAGTTCACAGGATTGAAAAAAAATGGGTCGCGGTTCCCATTAGAACTCGAACTTCGCGCGCAGCAAACTATCTCCGGGCCCGTTTACACCGTTGTGATGGTAGATATTTCACGTAGACGGGCCTTGGAAGTTGATTTACATAAAAAATCCACCTCCCTGGACCTACTCTTATACCAGTGTAATCACAATTTAAAAGCGCCTTATTTTTTCGCGCAAGGACTGATCAAGCTCATTAAAAAAGAACCTTTAGGGCATGAAGCTTCCAAATTGATCGGCATGTTGGAATCTAGCTTGAATGGCGGAAAGCAATTGTTAGAAGACCTAACCACGATTTCTATATTAACGGAGGCCTATCAGTTAGACGAAACTGTAGATTTTGCCCAA encodes:
- a CDS encoding caspase family protein, with translation MKNRQHTYALIIGVGDDLPYTVKDAKRLQARLTDPDLVGYPEENVILLTGKQADRAGILGGFDKLKEITDEDSTILLYYSGHGGKFSDMHKFFLQPYGLTKDNYKETWVTAEELKEKINALPSSKLVLFLDCCHAEGMIQTGIEGLYGMAQKLNEDQGVWVMASCQDNQKSYGYDEESFFTQCLLEVLSGKHKRPFVDPEVSMMDVVEHIFEEVPKRAAECIDENDEPCVQTPYFKTQMSENLILSYFPKNAETHQDTINELEPMRESLDEKTFIKLIKAYDALGHKQLAIDVLNDRRETQSDPDLMETLGDIHRGIYLQSKKQEDGEQALECYQKAYQLAEATEDEEQVFTNAAKVAFMFAMMDLNKKEMRQYAQTAVTKAEAYFYPSMSKSTAMAEGFIYLAQLESAKSHYQTIAQKAGIRYRMQAYERAQMIYNTLFQPENKQDEFLVFLEETLLS
- a CDS encoding sigma 54-interacting transcriptional regulator — protein: MPYFINKAQRDQFYSKDGPKLVLSKKSAEILAVNPCFENLTGYSEDELLKGQWTLLEALNECQQVQFSNAISNIASYLNKLLSLTYKNGAQEFVRLEIFPTKDPEYVFVKVSRDLSRQDIIDLFGEEHRFYQQFIHGLKDGVVITDKETKVVDVNEAYLKMTGIERDEILGTIPPYHWPPEFFEELVDLRTTNAQEDRPSFEATFFHKNGTPFPVSISISTIKDDEGEVTSVVTVVRDRSALSKSQKQLESEREFSARVINGLQEGLIIIDPLGKFLDANPAFLKMIGFDREEIIGISPPYPYWPPEHMDEIITSFTNIIDKSNKAARLTFMRKNGERFPALVSVTHLRDEKGEITAHVGSISDITDSFEFENKLKLANEFSESLINSLHEGLLVMDMESVIIDVNPAFCRMVGYDADELAGAVLPFGFLTPQAIKEFKSCAENVLKGRGFSGFESEFKRKDGSTFPVSVHNQIIRDKEGLVIAHFCTIQDISDQVRLIESQRRLTENSIRKKEAILELAGLVGSNYENALRRITSLTAEVLGVDRVSYWVLNKDWSSMKCKDLYDKRTGKHTNQTVFLAKDHPEYFDSLNHHKTIAVTNAREHKFTKSFSEVYLEPNGITSWMDVFIQGHDEDNGIIVFEHVGPMRIWGSEEEHFATSVASLVSLIIQSEQRMKAEKKLIELNNKLSHTVEELNTLKTQLEDQNVYLRKELDMTFNFEEMVYASAGFSDVLTNLEQVAPTTASVLLLGESGTGKELLARAVHNLSNRREQPFIKVNCGAIPRELIESELFGHKKGSFTGAIADKLGKVQLADGGTLFLDEIGELPLDMQPKLLRFLQEGELEMIGDPKTTKVDVRVIAATNRDLKEEVDKKRFREDLFFRLNVFPIQVPPLRERVDDIPVLIQHFVDRFSAKYHKEIQFISDSVMRKLKDYAWPGNVRELENLMERAVILSNSETLRIPEFETPGDNLDKTRSLNQHNGGLSLDEAQRAHILKALEQCQWKINGEQGAAKLLQLKPSTLRDRMKKLDIQRPA
- a CDS encoding PAS domain-containing protein, yielding MRQEDYSDRSLLEVGNVVVLVSLDEQGRITRWNDCATRKFGHNRSEAIGKPLANFLETKKNSTSEKELVQMLQKSMGVDHSEIKEFTGLKKNGSRFPLELELRAQQTISGPVYTVVMVDISRRRALEVDLHKKSTSLDLLLYQCNHNLKAPYFFAQGLIKLIKKEPLGHEASKLIGMLESSLNGGKQLLEDLTTISILTEAYQLDETVDFAQMFEELSIGCGACPVFKDLKLEFDYDTVYPFKSNKTLIERLLNAAVRFVNRYTYGEDIRDKRHLKIGVQTTPKGASIAMTFNHLIHDLALQEHGEVFRPNQGEDVSQVNMSYYLMNSILELLNGSLTITATETNCSEIQISIPNPKPDKPYEEHRTYRIDRRQQNNPLFKQASDQVF